A genome region from Primulina eburnea isolate SZY01 chromosome 9, ASM2296580v1, whole genome shotgun sequence includes the following:
- the LOC140840989 gene encoding protein DEFECTIVE IN MERISTEM SILENCING 3-like isoform X2, translating into MFGGGDQKRTSEDSELPNNPAAMVISNPSAALDHAGQNSPHVFAGEDMQNGALSQQDESIIIHSKKLQDDLQELGQKIKHHEDNFRYLATQKIKLEESILDMTATLEKYHKTSFSAIQNQDLDLSKSEQETLGNIHKHEKSAAALLCMIKSQPESQASDHPLTKDVLGIVATLGKVDDDNLSRILSEYLGLETMLAVVCKTYEGVKALEAYNKEGLINKSLGLHALAASIGRSLDDPFLVICLESLRPYPGEFIANDPQRRLDILKPRIISGETPPGFLGFAVNMINIDRTHLYHITKSGFGLRETLFYNLLSRLQVYRSREDMLKALPYTPDGAISLDGGMIRSPGIFRLGPPREDVKFPIGFESLSLPEKYLEIKNQIKETTWKKIRMVEDLHREQSYLDHARVNYEMKKQEFVKFLAESSMYTAQVARASAPR; encoded by the exons ATGTTTGGCGGAGGCGATCAGAAGCGGACATCTGAAGATTCCGAG CTGCCAAACAATCCAGCGGCAATGGTTATCTCCAACCCGTCAGCAGCACTTGATCATGCTGGTCAGAATTCGCCCCATGTGTTTGCTGGAGAGGATATGCAAAATGGAGCGCTTAGTCAGCAGGATGAATCCATTATAATTCATTCCAAG AAACTTCAGGATGATCTACAGGAGCTGGGTCAAAAAATTAAGCACCATGAGGACAACTTTAGATACTTGGCAACTCAGAAAATTAAGTTGGAGGAATCAATTCTGGATATGACAG CAACTCTTGAAAAGTATCATAAAACAAGTTTCTCTGCAATACAAAACCAAGACCTTGACCTTTCGAAGAGTGAGCAAGAGACGCTTGGTAATATTCATAAGCATGAGAAATCCGCTGCTGCCCTTTTGTGTATGATAAAAAGTCAACCTGAATCTCAGGCTTCTGATCATCCGTTGACAAAAGACGTGCTTGGCATTGTTGCTACACTTGGAAAAGTTGATGATGACAACCTTAGCAG AATTCTTTCCGAGTATTTAGGCCTGGAAACCATGCTAGCAGTGGTCTGCAAGACCTACGAAGGTGTCAAGGCATTGGAAGCATACAACAAAGAAGGTTTAATAAATAAAAGCTTGGGCCTTCATGCACTCGCAGCTTCAATTGGGAGGTCCCTTGATGACCCATTTCTTGTCATTTGCCTTGAAAGTCTGAG GCCATATCCTGGCGAGTTTATAGCCAACGACCCTCAACGGAGGCTTGATATTCTAAAACCAAGAATAATCAGTGGGGAAACTCCTCCTGGATTTCTTGGTTTTGCGGTGAATATGATAAATATTGACAGAACTCACTTGTACCATATTACAAAGAGTGGGTTTGGCCTCAGAGAAACATTGTTTTATAACCTATTATCAAGGTTGCAAGTGTACAGATCAAGGGAAGACATGCTAAAGGCTCTTCCTTATACACCAGATGGAGCCATATCACTAGATGGAGGGATGATTAGAAGTCCTGGAATTTTTCGTTTGGGTCCTCCTCG ggAAGATGTCAAATTTCCTATTGGCTTTGAAAGCTTGAGCCTCCCTGAGAAATACTTGGAGATTAAAAACCAGATAAAGGAAACAACATGGAAGAAGATTCGAATGGTGGAAGATCTTCATAGAGAGCAGTCATACTTAGACCATGCGAGGGTCAACTATGAGATGAAGAAGCAAGAGTTTGTCAAATTTCTCGCTGAAAGCTCAATGTATACGGCTCAG GTGGCACGTGCCTCGGCTCCTAGATGA
- the LOC140840989 gene encoding protein DEFECTIVE IN MERISTEM SILENCING 3-like isoform X1 has translation MFGGGDQKRTSEDSEVSPQLPNNPAAMVISNPSAALDHAGQNSPHVFAGEDMQNGALSQQDESIIIHSKKLQDDLQELGQKIKHHEDNFRYLATQKIKLEESILDMTATLEKYHKTSFSAIQNQDLDLSKSEQETLGNIHKHEKSAAALLCMIKSQPESQASDHPLTKDVLGIVATLGKVDDDNLSRILSEYLGLETMLAVVCKTYEGVKALEAYNKEGLINKSLGLHALAASIGRSLDDPFLVICLESLRPYPGEFIANDPQRRLDILKPRIISGETPPGFLGFAVNMINIDRTHLYHITKSGFGLRETLFYNLLSRLQVYRSREDMLKALPYTPDGAISLDGGMIRSPGIFRLGPPREDVKFPIGFESLSLPEKYLEIKNQIKETTWKKIRMVEDLHREQSYLDHARVNYEMKKQEFVKFLAESSMYTAQVARASAPR, from the exons ATGTTTGGCGGAGGCGATCAGAAGCGGACATCTGAAGATTCCGAGGTATCACCGCAG CTGCCAAACAATCCAGCGGCAATGGTTATCTCCAACCCGTCAGCAGCACTTGATCATGCTGGTCAGAATTCGCCCCATGTGTTTGCTGGAGAGGATATGCAAAATGGAGCGCTTAGTCAGCAGGATGAATCCATTATAATTCATTCCAAG AAACTTCAGGATGATCTACAGGAGCTGGGTCAAAAAATTAAGCACCATGAGGACAACTTTAGATACTTGGCAACTCAGAAAATTAAGTTGGAGGAATCAATTCTGGATATGACAG CAACTCTTGAAAAGTATCATAAAACAAGTTTCTCTGCAATACAAAACCAAGACCTTGACCTTTCGAAGAGTGAGCAAGAGACGCTTGGTAATATTCATAAGCATGAGAAATCCGCTGCTGCCCTTTTGTGTATGATAAAAAGTCAACCTGAATCTCAGGCTTCTGATCATCCGTTGACAAAAGACGTGCTTGGCATTGTTGCTACACTTGGAAAAGTTGATGATGACAACCTTAGCAG AATTCTTTCCGAGTATTTAGGCCTGGAAACCATGCTAGCAGTGGTCTGCAAGACCTACGAAGGTGTCAAGGCATTGGAAGCATACAACAAAGAAGGTTTAATAAATAAAAGCTTGGGCCTTCATGCACTCGCAGCTTCAATTGGGAGGTCCCTTGATGACCCATTTCTTGTCATTTGCCTTGAAAGTCTGAG GCCATATCCTGGCGAGTTTATAGCCAACGACCCTCAACGGAGGCTTGATATTCTAAAACCAAGAATAATCAGTGGGGAAACTCCTCCTGGATTTCTTGGTTTTGCGGTGAATATGATAAATATTGACAGAACTCACTTGTACCATATTACAAAGAGTGGGTTTGGCCTCAGAGAAACATTGTTTTATAACCTATTATCAAGGTTGCAAGTGTACAGATCAAGGGAAGACATGCTAAAGGCTCTTCCTTATACACCAGATGGAGCCATATCACTAGATGGAGGGATGATTAGAAGTCCTGGAATTTTTCGTTTGGGTCCTCCTCG ggAAGATGTCAAATTTCCTATTGGCTTTGAAAGCTTGAGCCTCCCTGAGAAATACTTGGAGATTAAAAACCAGATAAAGGAAACAACATGGAAGAAGATTCGAATGGTGGAAGATCTTCATAGAGAGCAGTCATACTTAGACCATGCGAGGGTCAACTATGAGATGAAGAAGCAAGAGTTTGTCAAATTTCTCGCTGAAAGCTCAATGTATACGGCTCAG GTGGCACGTGCCTCGGCTCCTAGATGA
- the LOC140840989 gene encoding protein DEFECTIVE IN MERISTEM SILENCING 3-like isoform X3 gives MVISNPSAALDHAGQNSPHVFAGEDMQNGALSQQDESIIIHSKKLQDDLQELGQKIKHHEDNFRYLATQKIKLEESILDMTATLEKYHKTSFSAIQNQDLDLSKSEQETLGNIHKHEKSAAALLCMIKSQPESQASDHPLTKDVLGIVATLGKVDDDNLSRILSEYLGLETMLAVVCKTYEGVKALEAYNKEGLINKSLGLHALAASIGRSLDDPFLVICLESLRPYPGEFIANDPQRRLDILKPRIISGETPPGFLGFAVNMINIDRTHLYHITKSGFGLRETLFYNLLSRLQVYRSREDMLKALPYTPDGAISLDGGMIRSPGIFRLGPPREDVKFPIGFESLSLPEKYLEIKNQIKETTWKKIRMVEDLHREQSYLDHARVNYEMKKQEFVKFLAESSMYTAQVARASAPR, from the exons ATGGTTATCTCCAACCCGTCAGCAGCACTTGATCATGCTGGTCAGAATTCGCCCCATGTGTTTGCTGGAGAGGATATGCAAAATGGAGCGCTTAGTCAGCAGGATGAATCCATTATAATTCATTCCAAG AAACTTCAGGATGATCTACAGGAGCTGGGTCAAAAAATTAAGCACCATGAGGACAACTTTAGATACTTGGCAACTCAGAAAATTAAGTTGGAGGAATCAATTCTGGATATGACAG CAACTCTTGAAAAGTATCATAAAACAAGTTTCTCTGCAATACAAAACCAAGACCTTGACCTTTCGAAGAGTGAGCAAGAGACGCTTGGTAATATTCATAAGCATGAGAAATCCGCTGCTGCCCTTTTGTGTATGATAAAAAGTCAACCTGAATCTCAGGCTTCTGATCATCCGTTGACAAAAGACGTGCTTGGCATTGTTGCTACACTTGGAAAAGTTGATGATGACAACCTTAGCAG AATTCTTTCCGAGTATTTAGGCCTGGAAACCATGCTAGCAGTGGTCTGCAAGACCTACGAAGGTGTCAAGGCATTGGAAGCATACAACAAAGAAGGTTTAATAAATAAAAGCTTGGGCCTTCATGCACTCGCAGCTTCAATTGGGAGGTCCCTTGATGACCCATTTCTTGTCATTTGCCTTGAAAGTCTGAG GCCATATCCTGGCGAGTTTATAGCCAACGACCCTCAACGGAGGCTTGATATTCTAAAACCAAGAATAATCAGTGGGGAAACTCCTCCTGGATTTCTTGGTTTTGCGGTGAATATGATAAATATTGACAGAACTCACTTGTACCATATTACAAAGAGTGGGTTTGGCCTCAGAGAAACATTGTTTTATAACCTATTATCAAGGTTGCAAGTGTACAGATCAAGGGAAGACATGCTAAAGGCTCTTCCTTATACACCAGATGGAGCCATATCACTAGATGGAGGGATGATTAGAAGTCCTGGAATTTTTCGTTTGGGTCCTCCTCG ggAAGATGTCAAATTTCCTATTGGCTTTGAAAGCTTGAGCCTCCCTGAGAAATACTTGGAGATTAAAAACCAGATAAAGGAAACAACATGGAAGAAGATTCGAATGGTGGAAGATCTTCATAGAGAGCAGTCATACTTAGACCATGCGAGGGTCAACTATGAGATGAAGAAGCAAGAGTTTGTCAAATTTCTCGCTGAAAGCTCAATGTATACGGCTCAG GTGGCACGTGCCTCGGCTCCTAGATGA
- the LOC140842098 gene encoding uncharacterized protein — MAGRPPRQNRNPRYANINREGEQENEQGNGPPPAVNLSQANLMAIATIVATTLQGLGNLNTNQPPPPPPPNGIKFHYESLRKNRCPTFSGAADPEVSQSWLKGVETQHRLLEVPEALKVDVPVPFLEDKAGKWWEAISSAMTAAGPMTWQRFREAFLKQYYPAEVRLQKLSEFENFTQTPDMSVVEYTSQFNALGSYAPAIMADEVLKFHRFKNGLNSRIQSALAVHQPANFSDLMGAAIRAETDIQRREKENRNKRPMNDQSSHGSQSFKKPNHSGEPSKGTPPASGYQTIMPCPTCHLRHLGECRRASGVCFGCGKPGHRMADCPAASNKTTGLGKGDGSSPGANANKPRENKPNARVFAMTQEEADGASDVLSGTIFFQQVPAYVLFDCVATHSCISKRFGKKLGRKPDKLTGPFQLATPTSRAIETDEITELEKKNQYW; from the coding sequence ATGGCCGGCAGACCCCCAAGACAGAACCGCAACCCGCGTTATGCTAATATCAACCGTGAAGGCGAACAGGAGAACGAGCAAGGAAATGGACCCCCGCCAGCAGTCAACTTAAGCCAAGCTAATCTTATGGCCATAGCCACTATTGTGGCGACAACACTGCAAGGGTTGGGAAACCTGAACACCAatcagccaccaccaccaccaccaccaaatGGAATCAAGTTCCACTATGAGTCACTACGCAAGAATAGGTGTCCAACCTTCAGTGGAGCCGCTGACCCTGAAGTTAGCCAGAGTTGGCTGAAAGGTGTAGAGACTCAACATCGCCTATTGGAAGTTCCCGAGGCACTGAAAGTGGACGTGCCTGTGCCGTTCCTGGAAGATAAAGCAGGAAAATGGTGGGAAGCAATCTCGTCAGCCATGACAGCTGCAGGACCAATGACTTGGCAGCGATTTCGAGAAGCCTTTCTGAAACAGTATTATCCAGCCGAGGTCAGACTGCAGAAACTGAGTGAGTTTGAAAACTTCACTCAAACTCCGGATATGTCAGTTGTAGAATACACCTCCCAGTTCAACGCGTTAGGATCTTATGCTCCGGCAATCATGGCGGACGAAGTTCTAAAATTTCACCGCTTCAAAAATGGTTTGAACAGCAGAATACAGTCGGCTTTGGCAGTCCACCAACCTGCGAACTTCTCAGACTTGATGGGCGCAGCTATCCGAGCTGAAACTGATATTCAGCGCAGAGAGAAGGAGAATAGGAACAAAAGGCCTATGAATGATCAGTCCTCTCATGGTagtcagtcgttcaagaaaccGAACCATTCCGGCGAACCATCTAAAGGGACTCCGCCTGCCTCAGGCTACCAGACCATTATGCCTTGCCCAACTTGCCACTTACGACACCTGGGAGAATGTCGTAGAGCCAGCGGCGTCTGCTTTGGATGCGGAAAACCAGGACACCGTATGGCAGATTGTCCAGCCGCCAGCAACAAAACAACTGGACTAGGTAAAGGAGACGGGTCAAGCCCAGGGGCGAATGCCAATAAACCACGGGAGAACAAACCAAATGCCAGGGTGTTTGCCATGACGCAGGAGGAGGCAGATGGTGCAAGCGATGTTTTGTCAggtaccatattttttcagcaagtgcctgcttatgtgttatttgactGTGTCGCTACACATTCTTGTATATCTaagagatttggtaagaagttAGGACGTAAGCCCGATAAGCTAACCGGACCTTTCCAACTAGCCACACCTACTAGTAGAGCCATTGAGACTGACGAAATTACAGagcttgaaaaaaaaaatcagtattggtaa